A segment of the Lycium barbarum isolate Lr01 chromosome 7, ASM1917538v2, whole genome shotgun sequence genome:
TCAGGTAgagtatacaacaacaacaacaaaaaaaacatACACAGTGTAATCTTAAAAAATAGTGTGAGTATAAGCTGAGGAATTTTCCTTCGAAGCACAGTACGAATTGCTTGCAGCAATCAGATATCATCTCCTTGAGGCAAATAGCTTGCAATTTGTTTTTCCCGGTATCAACTAGCCTTCGGCAAGTAAGCCTCTTTCTCAATCTACAACCCAAATATGTTTTAAGAATAAGTTGCAGCACTATGTAGCTGTTCCATACTCATTTTTCAAAGTGATTATACCGGTGAGAGAAAACAAACATTAAACTAAGGACAGGATAGGACAACGCCAAAAGAGACTATATTTTAGAGGCAGCATTAACAGAGTTCTTTTATCATAAAGACCCATAAGAAGATATAGAAAAAACCTGTAGTGTTACAAAGGATGATGAGATGTGGAGGGGACAGAGGAGGATGATCAATTTTCAGCTCCTAATAACCACATTTCTTCACTGGTGGGAGATAAATTGCTAAAAGCTGAAGCATTTTCCAATTTCAAATTGCAGAGCTCTCTCTTAGTTTCTTGTGTTACAAAGGAATCACTTGAGTAGTGGTATAGATTATATGGATCTCTAGGATGAAATCCACATTGTATAGATATTTTTCCACAGGATAGAAGCACCCATATAATGGTTACAGATGATCCAAAGAACTATCACAATCAGGAAAATCACAAAATGGTTCTCGGACAAGCCTCTGGGTCACTTCAAAAAGGGAGGACTATTAGTGACATAAAGACAATGGAATCAAAAAGTTGGAACGATCGGTCTCAAACTTCAAAGAAAATAGGAAACCCAGAGCACATCACCAAAGGTATTGGGGTCATCAAATCCTTACTTTAGTAAAACCATGCCAGCAACACAGTGACTTAAACTTCAAAGAAAACAGGGAGAGTAAGGTCTCTCTTGATGGAGCGAGGAGAAAAAGACACAATGCTTGGAATGCTACCTTCATTGCGATGACGTGGATCAATTGGAAAGAGAAATAGGAGAACTTATGAAGGGTTGGAGACGATCTTTCCTCAATTAAGGAATAGTCTTAgatcccttattttcttttggtgcacCCACATAGTTCCTAATTGTATAGAGGACTGGGTGGCTTTTGGAGAGAACCATTTTTGGTAGATTTCTCCTTTTTAGTATACCTGTTGTATATTGCCAAGATGGCCTGTTATTATCGACGAAATCTTTTACttgatcaaaacaaaaaaaagtctCTCTTGAAGTTTGAGTGACTGTGTTGCTGGAATGAACTTACTACAATAAAGATTTGATGACTCTATACCTTTGGTGTTGTGCTCTGTGTTTCCTCTTTCTTTGAAGTTTCGAGACTACTGGTTCAAACCTTTTGATCCATAGTCTTTATGTCGCTGATAGTATCCCTTTCTGAAGAGACCCGGGGGCTTGTCCAAAAACCAATTTGTGATTTTCCTGATTGTGATGCTTCTGTGGATCATCTGTAGTCATTATATGGTTGCTTCCATCCTGCGGAAAAATAACTATACAATGTGGATTTCATCCTAGAAATCCCCATAATATATACCACCAGTTGGGTAATATCCTTTGCAACACAAGAAGAAAAAGGAGGGCAATTTTAAATGAACTGATTTGTATAATGACTTTTAGCACATGTCAAAAATGAAAAGAAgctgttagaacccgtatttttgtacagtggaataatccggatttatttatgataagctaaggacaaaattatttcgggatttgaagtcgggacttttgaccgtTGATTTtcttttgagacataagttatatatgaaattgatggcattgaacacttagggaaaattgggaccacaattcataaaattggaattaaaaatcttgcaaaaAAATAAAGCTATGTGGCCGTGTGCAATGggttggtcccacacattgtgtggccaattttaattggtccaacacattgtgtgggccaaagactTGTATAAATATTTTATGGACACTTAAAGGATGACCTCTAAGTCATCTTTATTCTTttccacacttagaaaaaaagaaagcaagaagttgaagaaccaACCATGGCTCTCGGCTAGCACATGGAAAATCAAGATCATTTTTTTTAGCCTCTCCAAAATTTATTCCTTGGTACAAACCCACTAATTtaaggtccctaagtaacttggaagcattgttggagtgatcaagtccttcattcaatagattgcaaaccctaacccctttgtggagttgaagaagaaaggtaagtttgatcttgtttattgtgttgtgaacattttatTCATGTGGTAGCATGTTAatatggatggaaatcatgaaatattgtatgttggaagtgggttttgtgatgggtgtgttggccgtgtgaaGTATGATTGTGTTGTGTGATTGAGTTGATAAATTAGTTCCTTGTAGCttgttgattgttgtagggtgaagagaTAGATTAGAACAATCTAAATGTGTATATTTATAGATGTGGGTGTAGCCGTATATATGGTCCCAATGTGTgtcaaagaatgaattaatatctcttagcattttaattgtcgtcgttatgaattttagttggaattgagcatttaatgactcaaaAATGATGTTGGAAATGTAGGGGCTGATTTAAGGATTATTTTAcgtttgatgtaattcgtatattttatgagaatgatatcgttatattgtggattgtgatacaaaacatgaattgaaatcGAGGAACGTGAAAAGAGGGTTGTTTCGGTTTTAGGGGCTGCTCACGGCtaagggggctgttttcggccaacataaaaaaaaaatgtgttagtatggatttgggttGATAATCGAATGTATGAACGATATCGTGACTTGAATGTAAGCCatagaattgaataattggaaagttgtcgaatggcgtaaaagagagctactattattattttgcctttcgaattgttTATCGATgctgctaggttggttattgtggttgttgttgttgattttgagcgagttgaattctcgggatggcctagttacaggggaagtgctgccgaattttctgtagaatttaatgattagttggaatgaatggctaAATGCCCTtatctaatgtttggtattcgttggcgtatttgtagaccttggggagcccgaagcctagtttggacttagcttgagttggatcatattggagagcgtttgaggtatgtaaagtaacctttctttttggcatgccttagttaaagtaggccatgatacgagcctctaggaaactctattctcgcaaatccgagcttgtctatgattcgtatttgtttccttggtattcttgggcGCATATGACATAACATTGATCCTTATATCCTCGGAGtttataatttgtaaagatttcatgaaagttgaTTTTTGGTTTCAAAGCTTGTTCGTTAGCGATTCCAAaagttcaaacgcccataacttcctcagaaaagctcggattgctttgaaattttcgtaggagttcgtatgatataaaatgagtatgtttttcataggcgggctcagttcgggtctatactcgtccgtgggtcccgcgacgccctttatgtattTTCGGTAACTTTGGGAAGAGAACgttgtaattattgttccgatttcaaatatgactattttacttatctttggatttatgataatgattttatgcatatgattcctcactactccgctcgtgccctatgatatctttcgccggttcccgggccggttctgttatcgtgcgcgctttgatatactccggagttatgctgtgtttatggttcaccgagctcctcgctcgagggccgggttccacatatgtttggcgttatgctgtgattggcgttatgctgtgttgtgatgtgtgccggggattcggagatttgaaactttctggtgttatgctgtgttatggcgccatcgacaggcgggcgaccatattttcctgtgccctatgcataatttatactttggaaataaacattttgatatttttgggatatgtattattttccgtACTTCTGATTCAATTACTGTTCAAgacttatttctgtaccttctgctttgcatactcagtacatatttcgtactgaccccctcctccgggggctgcgtttcatgcccgcaggtacagacgcacagcttggtgatccacctgtttaggacacccccttctgctattcggagtgctcctctcatcccggagcttatatttttggtatatatacttgttagtgcatttatacatattcgttcatgggtacggcggggccctgtcctgtcatataattctgtcggtctgtttagaggtctgtggacatgtttgtgggttagggtctttctgtatgaatgtatgtacatgtcgtttgggcgaccctatacgccgaggcggccggtccgcatatgtttatatattgcttggttagccctgtgtggctttcgttggtattttctgcgtgcagggtatattggatagtccgtaaaacaaaggaaactctgccgaaatttttctggaaattacctaaatttgaaataaagccttgtcggcttccgccatatactagaatgagttgatagaatttgagataatatttaatagatgggttcgggtgcccagatcgggcactagtcacggcctacggggttgggtcgtgacagaagtggtatcagagcggtttgtcctcggagtgtccacagatcgtgtctagtagagtcttgtttatcggtgtgtggtgcaccacatctataaacaggaggctgcaggacatttaggatgttgtcttttcttctgatcttagatcgtgcgatagaactgtgctattaggatgattctgttttgatctgttgttgtttttctttcagtgatgcctccgaaaaaggcgacggccgcccagaagaaaaagggcgtagtaggagagaccagccgggctcagaagggtactcggacccttgctcagatgatgcgtgatattacgtcccggccagccgactctgctacgtcttcatcgtcagaggagtctggagcagcttcaccattagctccaggggcttcagctcccgcgcctccagctcctcagcaaggggcggaggacaggacactgagagaggctgtgcagttattgaccactgtggtagcgggacaggctcgcagacgcgggcggagagatgatgatgatgacgataggcgtgacagcctgagggttcgagagtttctattatgtggccctccagagttttacgggtctaagcccgacgaggacccccatgactttattcgggggatgcggcgctcactagatttggtcagggcttcagagactgagtctgttgagttggcttcgcatagactacgggatgttgctgctcactggtatgagtcctgggagctatccaggggtgagggtgctaccccagctacttgggacgagttcgtgactgctttcactcaccactttttgcccccagagttacggcgggcgcgggttgaccgatttttgcatctgcagcagaggggtcggagcgtccgtgagtataatatggagtttgattctttggcccggtatgcacctgccatagtagcagatatggccgatcggatgcacagatacgtgatggggttagaccgctatttgattgatggctgtatggcggtggcattgcagacagacatggatattgcccgactacaggcttatgccctgggtatggaggaccgacatagagctgattattctagcagagatcgggacaggaggccgcccaagagggccagattcgcagtTTATTCTGGaaattctcgaggcggacagcctcagcagcagcagtcaggcagacatcctcctccgtcaggccggggtacacccccacagtttaccggcaggagatctgagggtgtcggatattcaggggcaggcccgagctccagggcttcaggttcacagttgaacagaggttccagcagtcagatgaggccacccagacctttgtgttcctactgtgggagacagcacccgggagagtgtttccgagctacgggtgcatgctttgtgtgcggccgtcagggccatcagatgagagactgtccggctagaggtggtacaggcagttcagctcagtctaccgggtcagccggtggttcatcttcagcctcggtggcgatgcgccc
Coding sequences within it:
- the LOC132603251 gene encoding uncharacterized protein LOC132603251; this encodes MPPKKATAAQKKKGVVGETSRAQKGTRTLAQMMRDITSRPADSATSSSSEESGAASPLAPGASAPAPPAPQQGAEDRTLREAVQLLTTVVAGQARRRGRRDDDDDDRRDSLRVREFLLCGPPEFYGSKPDEDPHDFIRGMRRSLDLVRASETESVELASHRLRDVAAHWYESWELSRGEGATPATWDEFVTAFTHHFLPPELRRARVDRFLHLQQRGRSVREYNMEFDSLARYAPAIVADMADRMHRYVMGLDRYLIDGCMAVALQTDMDIARLQAYALGMEDRHRADYSSRDRDRRPPKRARFAVYSGNSRGGQPQQQQSGRHPPPSGRGTPPQFTGRRSEGVGYSGAGPSSRASGSQLNRGSSSQMRPPRPLCSYCGRQHPGECFRATGACFVCGRQGHQMRDCPARGGTGSSAQSTGSAGGSSSASVAMRPAGQGTPAPASRGRGRGGASGSSGPSNRIYALASRQDQEASPNVVTGILLVFSRDVYALIDPGSTLSFISPLVADKIGIESEPIEPFEVATPVGDSVIASQIYRDCSVIICGRCTKADLVELDMIEFDVIMGMDWLASCYANVDCQKKIVRFQFPGEPVIEWAGNTVSPRGKFISYLKAEKMIRKGYIYHLVRVHDLEAEAPTLQSVPVVNEFVDVFPDELPGLPPEREIEFAIDLLPDTQPISIPPYRMAPAELKELKEQLRDLLEKGFIRPSASPWGAPVLFVRKKDGSLRMCIDYR